A stretch of the Sphingobacterium thalpophilum genome encodes the following:
- a CDS encoding DUF6952 family protein, which yields MKLPVIKHLTEFIEQNDVDYVLETIETLEALTEAPLKDEELDVIGELISNLYGAVEVDKLIKEGHSKKDALNMFMKRVLGAIDK from the coding sequence ATGAAGCTACCAGTAATTAAACATCTGACAGAATTCATCGAGCAAAATGATGTCGACTATGTATTGGAGACCATTGAGACGTTGGAAGCGCTTACCGAAGCTCCACTGAAAGATGAGGAACTCGACGTAATCGGTGAATTGATTTCAAACCTATACGGAGCTGTAGAGGTTGACAAATTAATCAAAGAAGGTCATTCCAAAAAAGATGCCTTAAATATGTTCATGAAACGTGTTTTAGGTGCAATTGATAAATAA
- a CDS encoding peroxiredoxin — translation MSFTGKSFPSITVDAIDYLGDNLQINVFEKAVKEGKKVLLFWYPKDFTFVCPTELHAFQEAAAEFEKRNTILIGASCDTNEVHFAWLNTAKDNGGIEGVEYPILADTNRNLSSVLGILDVQEVEHPEYGTLAQGSAVTYRATYLIDETGRVFHESVNDMPLGRNVKEYLRLIDAYAHVQKFGEVCPANWEEGKDAMNADRKGVAEYLAKH, via the coding sequence ATGAGTTTCACAGGTAAAAGTTTTCCAAGCATTACAGTAGATGCAATCGATTATTTAGGTGACAATTTGCAGATCAACGTTTTTGAAAAGGCAGTTAAAGAAGGTAAAAAAGTACTTTTGTTCTGGTATCCAAAAGATTTCACTTTTGTGTGTCCTACTGAACTACATGCTTTCCAAGAGGCAGCCGCTGAATTTGAAAAACGCAACACGATCTTAATCGGTGCTTCTTGCGATACAAACGAAGTTCACTTTGCTTGGTTAAATACAGCAAAAGATAACGGTGGTATTGAAGGTGTTGAATACCCTATCTTAGCGGATACCAACCGTAACTTATCGAGCGTATTGGGTATCTTGGACGTTCAAGAAGTCGAGCATCCTGAGTATGGCACTTTAGCTCAAGGTTCTGCTGTTACTTACAGAGCGACTTATTTGATCGACGAGACTGGCCGTGTATTCCACGAGTCTGTAAACGATATGCCTCTTGGCCGTAATGTAAAAGAGTATTTGCGTTTGATCGATGCTTATGCTCACGTACAAAAGTTTGGCGAGGTATGTCCAGCAAACTGGGAAGAAGGTAAGGATGCCATGAATGCAGACAGAAAAGGTGTTGCTGAATATTTAGCAAAACACTAA
- a CDS encoding sodium:solute symporter yields MSTADWIVLLLTLLLIVTYGIYKSRGIKNIDGYLLGNRSLPWYHVGLSVMATQASAITFLSAPGLAYSSGMSFVQFYFGLPLAMIVLCITFIPIFHRLKVFTAYEFLEKRFDVRTRGLTALLFLIQRGISTGITIFAPALIISTILHIDLTLTTLAIGSFVVIYTTYGGTKAVSHTQLLQMSIIFGSLLIAGLLVIHLLPADIGLSKALHIAGKSGKTNALDFTFDLNNNYTLWTGLIGGFFLQLSYFGTDQSQVGRYLTGSSVKESRMGLIMNGLLKVPMQFAILLIGILVFVYYQYHQPPIFFNQVEIQKLKESPYAQAYQDLEHKHAELFKERLSIVNSVNDAMNQDDQDRVSLSRDALQQVNTALQLVKDSTLTLIKRVNPAAETNDNNYVFLSFVTRTFPKGLIGLLIAVIFLASMGSTASAINSLASTTTIDIYKRFVNPNASEKQDLLWSRIFTMVWGIFTVIIALYANKLGNLLEAVNILGSLFYGTILGIFIVAFYQKKVRGKAVFIAAILSELIVIGIWLLDKIPFLWLNLVGCLAVMIIAHCVQRLSKP; encoded by the coding sequence ATGAGTACAGCAGATTGGATCGTTTTATTGCTGACGCTTTTGCTAATTGTTACCTACGGTATCTACAAAAGTAGGGGTATAAAAAATATTGATGGCTACCTTTTGGGCAATCGCTCTTTGCCCTGGTACCATGTAGGGCTCTCGGTAATGGCGACTCAGGCGAGTGCCATTACCTTTTTATCGGCTCCCGGTCTGGCATACTCCTCAGGAATGAGTTTTGTGCAGTTCTACTTTGGTCTCCCACTGGCGATGATTGTACTCTGCATTACATTTATTCCGATATTTCACCGATTGAAGGTGTTTACTGCCTACGAGTTTCTGGAAAAACGCTTTGATGTCCGCACACGTGGACTTACAGCGCTGTTATTTCTGATTCAGCGCGGCATATCTACAGGCATAACAATTTTCGCACCTGCACTGATTATTTCCACCATCCTGCATATTGACCTTACGCTGACTACCTTGGCGATTGGAAGCTTTGTAGTCATCTATACCACGTACGGTGGCACTAAGGCAGTTTCGCATACGCAATTACTTCAGATGAGCATTATATTTGGTTCGTTGCTTATTGCAGGTCTGCTCGTCATCCACCTCCTCCCTGCAGATATTGGGCTCTCTAAAGCACTCCATATTGCTGGAAAATCCGGAAAGACCAACGCGTTGGATTTTACATTTGACCTGAACAATAATTATACACTCTGGACGGGATTAATTGGAGGCTTTTTTCTGCAGTTATCGTATTTTGGTACTGATCAAAGCCAGGTGGGGCGATATCTGACGGGGTCTTCCGTTAAAGAAAGCCGTATGGGACTCATCATGAATGGTCTCCTAAAGGTCCCGATGCAATTTGCCATCTTGCTGATCGGCATCCTCGTTTTTGTTTACTACCAGTATCACCAACCGCCTATCTTTTTCAATCAGGTGGAAATACAGAAATTAAAAGAAAGCCCCTATGCCCAAGCTTACCAAGATCTGGAACACAAACATGCGGAGTTGTTTAAAGAGCGGCTTTCCATCGTGAATAGTGTAAATGATGCTATGAATCAGGATGATCAAGATCGAGTTTCCTTATCCCGAGACGCATTACAACAGGTAAATACAGCATTACAGCTGGTAAAAGACAGTACACTTACTTTGATTAAGAGGGTCAATCCAGCCGCAGAAACCAATGACAATAATTACGTGTTTCTATCGTTCGTCACCAGAACCTTTCCAAAGGGTTTGATCGGATTACTCATTGCGGTTATCTTCCTTGCCTCAATGGGATCAACAGCAAGTGCCATCAACTCGCTGGCTTCTACAACGACAATCGATATATACAAACGCTTTGTCAATCCCAACGCAAGCGAAAAACAAGATCTTTTATGGTCACGTATTTTTACCATGGTGTGGGGAATCTTTACCGTTATCATCGCTCTATACGCCAACAAATTGGGCAATCTATTGGAAGCTGTCAATATATTAGGTTCACTGTTTTATGGCACTATTCTGGGAATCTTTATCGTCGCCTTCTATCAGAAAAAAGTTAGAGGTAAAGCGGTTTTCATTGCGGCTATATTGTCAGAGCTTATAGTCATTGGAATCTGGCTATTGGACAAAATACCATTCCTTTGGCTCAATCTGGTCGGCTGCCTGGCTGTAATGATCATCGCCCACTGTGTTCAGCGCCTTTCGAAGCCTTAG
- a CDS encoding thioredoxin family protein produces MLQELENDNLQEIVNNNDIVMVQYAATWCGNCKIMKPKFKKLAGENDSVPFIIADAEKFPESRKLANVNNLPTFAAFKNGKLVNQVQTNKLDALVELFNEATSN; encoded by the coding sequence ATGTTACAGGAATTAGAAAACGATAATTTACAAGAAATTGTAAACAACAACGATATTGTCATGGTACAATATGCCGCAACTTGGTGTGGCAATTGCAAAATCATGAAACCGAAATTCAAAAAATTGGCCGGCGAAAACGATTCGGTACCGTTTATCATTGCGGATGCCGAAAAATTTCCTGAATCCCGCAAATTAGCCAATGTCAACAACCTGCCGACATTCGCAGCATTCAAAAACGGCAAATTGGTGAATCAGGTACAAACAAATAAGTTGGACGCATTAGTAGAATTATTCAATGAAGCTACCAGTAATTAA
- a CDS encoding MFS transporter → MNATLTVSEEDLYNRRHRIRIAVSLFFFCQGIAFASWASRIPVIKERLHLSEAQLGTILLMLPVGQLATMALSGKLVTKYGSAKVLRIVPIAYVLVLCAIAFAQNAWQLGAILFLFGVTGNMCNISVNTQGVATEQIFKKSIMTSFHGAWSIAGFTGALVGLLTMNLGLDTFTHFLIILLFVVGNTLINQKYLVPGKSPQKEKRSFFAKPEGSLLQLGIIGFFSMATEGAMFDWSGVYFKEIVHAPEKFVVVGYASFMVMMAIGRFVGDGAIRRLGRKRTLQYSGLLMFAGMMTSVVFPQFFVCTLAFMLVGIGVACNVPSVYSLAGQNKNVPSGVALAMVSSISYLGFLMGPPLIGYIAEVFSLRYSYGIFACFGLLMFFMVGRLSLFKENQEA, encoded by the coding sequence ATGAATGCAACCTTAACTGTCTCAGAAGAAGATCTTTATAACAGACGTCACCGTATTCGTATCGCGGTATCTTTATTCTTTTTTTGTCAGGGGATTGCCTTTGCTTCGTGGGCAAGCCGCATCCCTGTTATTAAAGAGCGACTCCATTTGAGCGAGGCTCAGCTGGGAACTATTTTACTGATGCTGCCTGTGGGGCAACTGGCTACTATGGCTCTTTCGGGCAAGCTGGTTACCAAATATGGCAGCGCCAAAGTACTTCGCATTGTGCCGATAGCGTATGTATTGGTTTTGTGTGCGATCGCTTTTGCACAAAACGCCTGGCAACTGGGTGCCATTTTATTCTTGTTTGGGGTGACGGGAAATATGTGCAATATTTCGGTCAACACGCAAGGCGTAGCCACTGAACAGATTTTCAAAAAATCTATCATGACTTCCTTCCATGGTGCCTGGAGTATCGCTGGTTTTACAGGTGCACTGGTGGGACTGCTGACCATGAATCTCGGGCTGGACACATTCACCCATTTTTTGATTATATTACTTTTCGTGGTTGGTAACACCTTAATCAATCAAAAGTACCTCGTCCCGGGAAAGTCTCCACAAAAGGAAAAACGGAGTTTTTTCGCTAAACCGGAAGGAAGCTTATTGCAGCTTGGCATCATTGGCTTTTTCAGTATGGCAACAGAAGGCGCCATGTTTGACTGGAGCGGAGTCTACTTTAAAGAGATTGTGCATGCTCCCGAAAAATTCGTGGTCGTTGGCTATGCTTCGTTTATGGTGATGATGGCCATAGGCCGTTTTGTTGGTGACGGTGCCATCCGCAGGCTTGGACGTAAGAGGACGTTACAATATAGCGGTCTCCTGATGTTTGCGGGGATGATGACCTCGGTTGTATTTCCACAGTTTTTTGTATGCACACTTGCTTTTATGCTAGTGGGCATAGGCGTTGCCTGCAATGTACCATCTGTGTACAGCCTTGCTGGGCAGAATAAAAATGTCCCGTCGGGGGTGGCACTGGCCATGGTCTCTAGCATCAGTTACCTCGGCTTTCTGATGGGACCGCCCTTAATCGGCTATATTGCGGAAGTCTTTAGCCTCCGTTACTCTTACGGTATCTTCGCCTGTTTCGGTCTGCTGATGTTTTTTATGGTTGGGCGATTATCGTTATTCAAAGAAAATCAAGAGGCTTAA
- a CDS encoding PIG-L family deacetylase → MRKPFLSVIIILSSLFSKSTVQAQNPQWNAAEIKLNLEKLNVLGSVLYFAAHPDDENTRLIAWLAQEKKYKTGYLSLTRGDGGQNLIGTEQGIELGLIRTQELLAARRIDKGEQFFSSAYDFGFSKTPEETFAFWDKQRVLREAVWLIRKFRPDVIITRFPPDARGGHGHHQASAILAHEAFKAAADPQQFPEQLEHVQPWQAKRLLWNTFNFGGQDNTAEDQLKVDIGAYNALLGASYGEIAAHSRSSHKSQGFGSAAQRGSSTEYFEYVDGVPASTSLLEGVDTSWKRVKNSAKVQSRILKIIQNYQVDRPEASVSDLIQLHQELDQIDDVYWRGEKKKEVEKLILACSGIWFESIARNTDYAVGDRIHIDNAIITRATGVDVELLKLNGKAINKKLAGNLLFKDSIFVNADNLTQPYWLIEAHAKGKFNVNDFSLTGYPDNPNKPKVHFELAVNGMPIAFDQDIEYKYTDPVRGELYHPIAIMPQITAKSESPLALIRNGEAINIRVSFQKHGQIPNQAAKLRVLAPKGWEIVPTELDLQFDAHTTVLSKEIHIRPLDADISSIDTLRFQQEQKEPLREVKAIDYSHIPEIVYFPETAIKISNIQLLNEVKHVAYVHGAGDLIPESLNAIGIHVDVLSSEQLLKTDLAAYDAVILGVRSFNVNKNIAQVQTKLLDYVQGGGTVLTQYNVSNGLVSKNFGPYAFSLGRNRVTDELAPVHYDEKDPVFNYPNKITTADFENWVQERGLYFAENIDKRYRTPIAMHDPGEGLHKGSLLVTSYGKGKFVYTSLSFFRQLPAGVPGAYRLFVNLLSKSK, encoded by the coding sequence ATGCGAAAACCGTTTCTTTCTGTCATCATCATTTTGTCCAGTCTCTTCTCAAAGTCAACTGTACAGGCACAAAATCCGCAATGGAACGCTGCAGAAATCAAGCTAAACCTCGAAAAGCTGAATGTCCTGGGTTCCGTTTTATATTTTGCAGCACACCCAGACGATGAAAACACACGTCTGATTGCCTGGCTCGCCCAGGAGAAAAAATATAAAACCGGCTACCTGTCGTTGACACGTGGTGACGGGGGACAGAACCTGATCGGTACTGAGCAAGGTATCGAATTGGGGCTCATCAGGACACAGGAACTGCTGGCTGCACGCCGGATAGACAAGGGTGAACAGTTTTTCTCTTCAGCTTATGATTTTGGATTTTCCAAAACGCCGGAAGAAACGTTTGCCTTCTGGGACAAGCAACGTGTATTGCGTGAAGCCGTATGGCTGATCCGGAAATTTAGACCAGATGTCATTATCACAAGGTTTCCACCCGACGCCAGAGGAGGGCATGGACATCATCAGGCTTCGGCCATACTCGCTCATGAAGCCTTTAAAGCAGCGGCAGATCCCCAACAGTTCCCAGAGCAGCTGGAGCATGTGCAGCCATGGCAAGCCAAACGCCTGCTATGGAATACCTTCAATTTTGGGGGCCAGGACAATACGGCCGAGGACCAGCTGAAAGTCGATATAGGTGCATATAACGCACTTCTCGGAGCTTCCTACGGCGAAATTGCCGCACATAGCCGTTCATCTCATAAAAGCCAGGGTTTCGGATCTGCAGCACAACGCGGTTCATCCACGGAATATTTTGAATATGTAGACGGTGTGCCGGCATCGACCTCTCTGCTAGAAGGTGTTGACACCTCCTGGAAAAGAGTAAAAAACAGTGCTAAAGTTCAGTCCAGGATTTTGAAAATCATCCAAAATTACCAAGTCGACAGGCCCGAAGCATCCGTATCGGATCTGATCCAACTTCATCAGGAACTGGACCAGATCGATGACGTCTATTGGCGCGGCGAAAAGAAAAAAGAGGTAGAAAAGCTCATCCTTGCCTGCAGCGGAATCTGGTTTGAGAGCATTGCAAGAAATACTGATTACGCCGTAGGAGATCGAATCCACATAGACAATGCGATTATCACCAGAGCAACAGGAGTGGATGTTGAGCTGCTAAAATTAAATGGAAAAGCGATCAACAAGAAGCTCGCTGGCAACCTTCTTTTTAAAGATTCGATCTTTGTAAACGCAGATAATCTGACACAGCCCTATTGGCTGATAGAGGCTCATGCCAAAGGCAAGTTTAATGTTAATGATTTTAGCCTTACAGGCTATCCTGACAACCCCAACAAGCCTAAGGTACACTTCGAACTGGCAGTCAACGGCATGCCAATCGCATTTGACCAGGATATTGAATATAAGTATACGGATCCGGTGCGTGGTGAGCTTTATCATCCGATAGCGATCATGCCGCAGATCACGGCTAAAAGCGAAAGCCCATTGGCCCTGATCCGAAATGGCGAAGCGATAAACATTCGTGTCAGCTTTCAGAAGCATGGGCAAATACCGAATCAAGCGGCCAAGCTCAGAGTGCTTGCCCCTAAAGGATGGGAAATCGTTCCTACGGAACTAGATCTCCAATTTGATGCCCATACAACAGTGCTCTCGAAAGAAATTCATATCAGACCACTAGACGCCGACATTTCTTCTATTGACACCCTCCGCTTTCAGCAGGAACAGAAGGAACCCTTGAGAGAGGTGAAAGCGATAGATTACTCACATATTCCGGAAATTGTCTACTTTCCTGAGACCGCGATTAAAATCAGCAATATCCAGCTGCTTAACGAGGTCAAACACGTGGCTTATGTTCATGGTGCTGGAGACCTTATCCCTGAATCCCTAAATGCCATCGGAATTCACGTGGATGTGCTAAGCAGCGAACAGCTATTAAAAACCGATCTTGCTGCTTATGATGCGGTGATTCTAGGCGTACGAAGCTTCAATGTCAATAAAAATATCGCACAGGTCCAGACCAAGCTTTTGGACTACGTCCAAGGAGGAGGTACAGTACTGACACAATATAATGTTAGCAATGGCCTTGTTTCGAAGAATTTTGGTCCTTATGCTTTTTCCCTTGGAAGAAACCGTGTCACAGATGAACTTGCTCCTGTCCATTATGACGAAAAAGATCCTGTTTTTAACTATCCGAATAAAATCACAACGGCAGATTTTGAAAACTGGGTACAGGAGAGAGGTCTATATTTTGCGGAAAACATTGACAAGCGGTATAGAACGCCTATCGCCATGCATGATCCGGGCGAAGGTTTACATAAAGGCTCTTTATTGGTCACTTCTTATGGTAAAGGCAAGTTTGTTTATACTTCCTTATCTTTTTTTAGACAATTACCGGCTGGAGTTCCCGGAGCTTATAGATTATTTGTAAATTTGTTATCAAAATCAAAATAA